A single Crateriforma conspicua DNA region contains:
- a CDS encoding PP2C family protein-serine/threonine phosphatase: MSIVSVSEAWNHGISFADISDVGMRRSNNQDSHAVVLADSPERFGLCGHLFVVADGMGAHAAGELASRMAIDRITSTYFRGGSQLPSDEFAAIDLLRASVDQANEEIHRRGQENPEFHNMGTTASAMAIIPDGAIIAHVGDSRVYRLRGDMLDQLTFDHSLVWEMEASGQVHPNSALGQSIPKNVITRSLGPNPSVQVDSEGPFPVAPGDTFLLCSDGLSGQVDDEEIGAILSCLPVDEAARVLVDLANLRGGPDNSTVIIARVDRMPDGSATPPARPAADTQRVVSGLFPSAAVACLLGAGVLAFAGMYQSMVIAILLGLSAAITSIVQMQLSAKPANNRLRNDHPGGGRAPYRRYNAKPSDSLNEKLRTTVDELRRAADEKCWEMDWREVEKHQRTAEQAVSNGQFAEAVRHQAEAIIATMQQLREQHDRAAGETAIDN, encoded by the coding sequence GTGAGCATTGTGTCGGTGTCCGAAGCCTGGAATCACGGAATCAGCTTCGCCGACATCAGCGATGTCGGCATGCGTCGATCCAATAACCAGGACAGCCACGCGGTGGTGCTGGCGGATTCCCCCGAACGGTTCGGCTTGTGTGGCCATCTGTTCGTCGTCGCCGACGGCATGGGTGCGCACGCCGCTGGTGAACTGGCCAGCCGGATGGCGATCGATCGCATCACGTCCACGTATTTCCGTGGCGGTTCGCAATTGCCCAGCGATGAATTCGCGGCAATCGATCTGCTGCGTGCCTCGGTCGACCAAGCCAACGAAGAAATTCATCGTCGCGGTCAGGAAAATCCTGAATTCCACAACATGGGGACGACCGCCAGCGCGATGGCCATCATCCCCGACGGTGCCATCATCGCGCACGTGGGCGATTCGCGTGTCTATCGCTTGCGCGGCGACATGTTGGATCAACTGACGTTTGACCATTCGCTGGTTTGGGAAATGGAAGCCAGCGGACAAGTTCATCCCAACAGCGCGCTGGGCCAATCCATTCCAAAGAATGTGATCACCCGTTCGCTGGGCCCCAACCCAAGTGTTCAAGTCGATTCGGAAGGCCCGTTCCCGGTGGCCCCCGGTGACACTTTCTTGCTTTGCAGCGATGGGCTTTCGGGACAAGTCGACGATGAGGAGATCGGCGCCATTCTGAGCTGTCTGCCGGTGGACGAAGCGGCCCGCGTCTTGGTCGATTTGGCGAATCTGCGTGGCGGTCCGGATAACTCCACCGTCATCATCGCCCGTGTGGACCGAATGCCCGACGGATCGGCAACACCACCGGCACGACCAGCCGCCGACACGCAACGTGTCGTGTCCGGCCTGTTTCCATCGGCCGCAGTCGCCTGCCTGCTTGGCGCCGGCGTCCTGGCGTTCGCCGGCATGTATCAGTCGATGGTGATCGCGATTCTGTTGGGGCTTTCTGCGGCGATCACATCGATCGTGCAGATGCAGCTGAGCGCCAAGCCGGCCAACAATCGTTTGCGAAACGATCATCCCGGCGGCGGCAGAGCCCCGTATCGACGGTACAACGCCAAGCCATCCGATTCGCTGAACGAAAAACTGCGGACCACCGTCGACGAATTGCGACGTGCCGCCGACGAAAAGTGCTGGGAAATGGACTGGCGAGAGGTGGAAAAGCACCAGCGGACCGCCGAACAGGCCGTCAGCAATGGCCAGTTCGCCGAAGCCGTCCGGCACCAAGCCGAGGCCATCATCGCGACGATGCAACAATTGCGCGAACAGCACGATCGGGCCGCCGGCGAAACAGCCATCGACAACTAG
- a CDS encoding metal-sulfur cluster assembly factor yields MALAEDKVREALKEVIDPELYVNIVDLGLVYLVDVGEPNDEGKHDVTVEMTMTSPMCPAGPQLVAGCKNAAESLDEVQTCEVKVVMDPPWSPDKMTDEARDHLGIF; encoded by the coding sequence ATGGCGCTGGCCGAAGACAAAGTTCGCGAAGCGTTGAAAGAAGTCATCGACCCCGAACTGTATGTCAACATCGTCGATTTGGGGTTGGTGTATCTGGTCGACGTTGGTGAACCGAACGACGAAGGCAAACACGATGTCACCGTCGAAATGACGATGACCAGTCCGATGTGCCCGGCCGGCCCGCAGTTGGTCGCTGGATGCAAGAATGCCGCCGAAAGCCTGGATGAAGTCCAGACCTGCGAAGTCAAGGTCGTCATGGACCCCCCGTGGTCACCTGATAAGATGACGGACGAAGCCAGAGACCATTTGGGCATTTTCTGA
- a CDS encoding TlpA family protein disulfide reductase codes for MKRALQAYPDDFTIIGINMDSSIAAMEKCIEQFDIDWVNLVGDEENGMGWDHPMATYYGITGIPTAILVDREGKVVSLAARGIRLNKHLEELIGPPAKIEPDDGGSPVDAEGDADPQEDGESAE; via the coding sequence ATGAAACGTGCGCTGCAGGCCTATCCGGATGACTTCACCATCATCGGGATCAACATGGACAGCAGCATCGCCGCGATGGAAAAATGTATCGAACAGTTTGATATCGACTGGGTCAATCTGGTCGGTGACGAAGAAAACGGCATGGGCTGGGACCACCCGATGGCAACGTATTACGGCATCACGGGTATTCCCACCGCGATTCTGGTCGATCGCGAAGGCAAGGTCGTTTCGCTCGCCGCACGTGGCATTCGATTGAATAAGCACCTGGAAGAACTGATCGGACCTCCCGCCAAAATCGAACCCGACGACGGTGGCAGCCCCGTGGATGCCGAAGGCGATGCCGACCCGCAGGAAGACGGCGAATCCGCCGAGTAA
- a CDS encoding ATP-grasp domain-containing protein has translation MRVFVAEFICGGGFLHTSVDGISESLRREGAAMLSALVEDTAGVADVVTPVDTRLNPSLVDVDRLSIRPVDPAGGPIWAQWIESAAGCDHAIIVAPESNGHLAQGIAMLRAAGIDCVAGSGDFLRVASDKILTAKTLHTAGVKHPLFMAEGERRHRRQLAKCDRFILKPRDGCGTQMIAKFDDLDTAISQMTPQDILQEFRPGRPVSIALIADDAGLKFLPAAAQFFDAETCIYSGGRGPLCDDDQRRAMALASRAIEAMPPRARGYIGIDLILGDCPGDDCVIEINPRLTTSYVGLRRMTSCNLAAQILGIETQAICCDVGVDDVSWTSEGDIAVATEIPLSDAGRP, from the coding sequence ATGCGAGTTTTTGTAGCAGAATTCATTTGCGGTGGCGGATTTCTGCATACTTCGGTCGATGGGATTTCCGAAAGCCTGCGTCGTGAAGGCGCTGCAATGCTGTCGGCTTTGGTCGAAGACACGGCCGGCGTTGCCGATGTGGTGACGCCCGTCGATACGCGTTTGAATCCGTCGCTGGTGGATGTCGATCGTCTTTCGATCCGTCCAGTCGATCCTGCGGGCGGTCCGATCTGGGCCCAGTGGATCGAATCGGCCGCCGGTTGCGATCACGCGATCATCGTGGCACCGGAAAGCAACGGGCACTTGGCCCAAGGCATCGCCATGTTACGGGCTGCCGGGATCGACTGCGTTGCCGGCAGCGGTGACTTTCTGCGTGTGGCCAGCGACAAGATTCTGACCGCAAAAACGTTGCACACCGCCGGCGTGAAGCATCCGCTGTTCATGGCCGAAGGCGAACGGCGACACCGACGTCAATTGGCCAAGTGCGATCGATTTATCTTGAAGCCTCGCGACGGTTGCGGCACGCAGATGATCGCCAAGTTCGACGACTTGGACACCGCCATCAGCCAGATGACGCCTCAAGACATCCTGCAGGAATTCCGGCCGGGACGTCCCGTTTCGATTGCGTTGATCGCCGATGACGCGGGACTGAAATTTTTACCGGCAGCGGCACAGTTCTTTGACGCCGAAACGTGCATTTATTCCGGTGGTCGTGGGCCGTTGTGTGACGATGACCAACGACGTGCGATGGCTCTGGCATCACGTGCGATCGAAGCCATGCCGCCGCGGGCCCGCGGATACATCGGGATCGATTTGATTTTGGGGGACTGTCCCGGTGACGATTGCGTGATCGAAATCAACCCGCGTCTAACGACATCCTACGTGGGGCTGCGTCGCATGACATCATGCAACTTGGCGGCACAAATCTTGGGCATCGAAACCCAAGCGATCTGTTGTGATGTTGGTGTGGATGACGTGTCTTGGACCAGCGAAGGTGATATTGCGGTGGCGACGGAAATCCCGTTGTCCGATGCCGGCCGGCCATGA
- a CDS encoding DUF1592 domain-containing protein, whose product MSTLVWMIAAGGGLAVADESDTHPQEIQTSSESDVEARWQNDGWELMERFCLDCHNDAFQEAELDLSGFDTIEGLMLEGNGMTAERVLNMVRFGAMPPEDYDVPTDGERKQLVQALDAAMYSVVCDLVPKPGKVTARRLNRAEYNHSVRDLFGMDLRPADAFPSDEVGGGFDNNGDVLSLSPMLMEKYLDAAISVADAVLVDPADLPRIDSEAAGDLLVVQGDGVTGSFYGRFITPESFVWTEFKVPADGKYRVQVACGMTREDDGPGRFGLFDSDGMLLGTFVAEYFGGGGSSQRESVTVHLTEGTHVLCVAPLPGADDDAKGDANWKVGEAKLDAIEKLSKQAIRDGKKQFGKGLTPDRRFDRDRYTYMVRKIEVEGPSEFDNPVYPPSQWKILRKQPPRRRGGYRDVAEAARENMAPLLRRAFRGPVTDDDLDAYAALVKQATDRDESFVDGMRIAIAAMLVSPRFLFRIESPVDWETGNVVAQADEGVVTLSDHQLATRLAYFLWSSLPDDRLLDLADKGKLRDESVLKSEVKRMIRDPRSRSLASEFAAQWLGLRNLEGVQPDASRYAGFDEGLLPRMATETESLFMHLVHQNRPISELLTADYTFVDAALAKYYGLKDSKIPEDDFVKVTLADTPRRGVLGHASVLTLTSNPTRTSPVIRGKWILENILGTPPPEPPAGVPELEETATAGAEASLREQMEIHRADPACASCHRVMDQLGFGLENFDAVGRFRKMDGKFPVDSSGELPGGRTFNGGKELSELLGRSEQKSFAATAVRKLMTFALGRELTPQDRCVVDEIVAQTAADDYRLADLVWGVVNSRPFQAYEWTPNVTFRDAVGDAERK is encoded by the coding sequence ATGTCGACGCTTGTTTGGATGATTGCCGCAGGTGGTGGTTTGGCAGTCGCAGATGAGTCTGACACGCATCCACAAGAGATCCAAACGTCCAGCGAATCAGACGTCGAAGCCCGCTGGCAAAACGACGGCTGGGAATTGATGGAGCGATTCTGTCTGGACTGTCACAACGATGCGTTCCAAGAAGCCGAATTGGATCTGTCGGGTTTCGACACGATCGAAGGGCTGATGCTGGAGGGCAACGGCATGACCGCCGAACGTGTCTTGAACATGGTTCGATTCGGCGCGATGCCCCCGGAAGATTACGACGTTCCCACCGACGGCGAACGCAAACAGTTGGTCCAAGCTTTGGACGCGGCGATGTACTCGGTTGTATGCGACTTGGTACCCAAGCCTGGCAAGGTCACCGCGCGGCGATTGAACCGCGCCGAATACAACCATTCGGTCCGCGATCTGTTCGGTATGGATCTGCGACCCGCGGATGCTTTCCCGTCGGACGAGGTCGGCGGCGGATTCGATAACAACGGGGATGTCTTGTCGCTGTCGCCGATGCTTATGGAAAAGTACCTGGACGCTGCGATCTCAGTCGCCGATGCCGTTTTGGTCGATCCGGCCGACTTGCCGCGAATTGATTCCGAAGCAGCGGGTGACCTTTTGGTCGTTCAAGGCGACGGGGTGACCGGCAGCTTTTACGGTCGATTCATCACGCCTGAATCTTTCGTCTGGACCGAATTCAAAGTCCCCGCCGATGGCAAGTACCGTGTTCAGGTCGCATGCGGGATGACGCGTGAGGACGATGGTCCCGGCCGCTTTGGTTTGTTCGATTCCGACGGAATGTTGTTGGGCACCTTCGTCGCGGAATACTTCGGCGGTGGTGGCAGCAGCCAACGCGAATCGGTCACCGTGCATTTGACCGAAGGAACCCACGTCTTGTGTGTCGCGCCGTTGCCCGGTGCGGATGACGATGCCAAAGGTGACGCGAACTGGAAAGTCGGTGAAGCCAAGTTGGATGCCATCGAAAAGCTCAGCAAGCAAGCCATCCGCGATGGCAAAAAACAGTTCGGCAAAGGTCTGACCCCCGACCGCCGCTTTGACCGAGACCGATACACGTACATGGTCCGCAAGATCGAAGTCGAAGGACCGTCGGAGTTCGACAATCCGGTCTATCCGCCCAGCCAGTGGAAAATTCTGCGGAAACAACCGCCGCGTCGCCGTGGTGGATACCGGGATGTGGCCGAAGCCGCACGCGAAAACATGGCCCCGCTGCTGCGTCGTGCGTTTCGCGGACCGGTGACCGACGACGATTTGGACGCCTATGCCGCCTTGGTCAAACAGGCCACCGATCGCGACGAGTCCTTTGTGGATGGCATGCGAATCGCCATCGCCGCGATGCTGGTTTCGCCACGGTTCTTGTTCCGAATCGAAAGCCCCGTCGACTGGGAAACGGGCAATGTCGTCGCCCAGGCGGACGAAGGCGTGGTGACGCTGAGCGATCACCAGTTGGCCACGCGGCTGGCGTATTTCTTGTGGAGCAGTTTGCCGGACGATCGTTTGTTGGACTTGGCCGACAAAGGTAAGCTGCGTGACGAATCGGTGCTGAAGAGTGAAGTCAAACGAATGATTCGCGATCCGCGGTCGCGGTCGCTTGCCAGCGAATTTGCGGCGCAGTGGCTGGGACTTCGGAACCTGGAAGGCGTCCAGCCTGATGCATCGCGCTACGCCGGTTTCGATGAAGGCCTGTTGCCACGCATGGCCACCGAAACCGAATCACTGTTCATGCATTTGGTTCATCAGAATCGACCGATCAGTGAACTGTTGACGGCGGACTACACGTTTGTCGATGCTGCACTGGCGAAGTACTACGGTCTGAAGGATTCGAAGATTCCCGAAGATGATTTTGTCAAAGTCACGCTGGCGGATACTCCGCGCCGGGGTGTCCTGGGGCATGCCAGCGTGTTGACCCTGACCAGCAACCCCACACGTACATCTCCTGTGATCCGTGGTAAATGGATTCTGGAAAACATTCTGGGAACGCCGCCGCCCGAACCTCCCGCCGGTGTTCCGGAATTGGAGGAAACAGCGACCGCGGGAGCCGAAGCATCCTTGCGGGAACAAATGGAAATCCACCGCGCTGATCCGGCCTGTGCGTCCTGCCACCGCGTCATGGATCAATTGGGATTCGGCTTGGAAAACTTTGACGCCGTCGGTCGTTTTCGCAAAATGGATGGCAAGTTCCCGGTCGATTCCAGCGGCGAACTTCCCGGCGGTCGCACGTTCAACGGCGGCAAAGAACTGAGCGAACTGCTGGGACGCAGCGAACAAAAATCGTTCGCCGCAACGGCGGTTCGCAAGCTGATGACGTTTGCACTGGGGCGCGAGTTGACCCCGCAAGATCGATGTGTCGTCGACGAAATCGTGGCACAGACAGCCGCGGACGATTATCGGCTGGCCGATCTTGTCTGGGGCGTGGTCAACAGCCGTCCATTCCAGGCCTACGAGTGGACGCCCAACGTGACGTTCCGCGATGCCGTCGGCGACGCCGAGCGAAAATAG
- a CDS encoding LptF/LptG family permease, which yields MPSRLTRYILAEIFKIFVIALVVLTVLLLLIVVARELLRKGLGPDAVLRIMPFMAPVALQFALPATALFSVCCVYGRMASDGEIATVKASGISPMKLLQPAIIFAALLSPVSVALSDVAKSWGQPGLRRVVMMSIEDIAYRLLRSKHSYQSDHGFSIHVREVVGHRLIHPAVTIRKSSGGPVHKLTAAEGELILDPETMSLIIKLVDSQLEFGSHVSGTFPGEHEWPIELQKGGGNRDPSSMRPQDLPLRLIGRERLRQDSAMHETVGKLAAQTAFSILTARPEELAGPQGQAIEWELSSGQQRLILLHTEPWRRWAEGFTCLFFVLVGAPLAMIAKSSDYWSTFGMCFLPTILIYFPLFLLGLEQAKDGHVPPWGVWVGNFVLGGISVILMARVRRY from the coding sequence ATGCCCAGTCGACTGACCCGCTACATCTTGGCCGAGATCTTCAAGATCTTTGTCATCGCGTTGGTCGTCCTGACCGTGCTGCTGTTGCTGATCGTCGTCGCGCGGGAATTGCTACGCAAAGGGCTGGGTCCCGATGCGGTGCTGCGGATCATGCCTTTCATGGCCCCGGTCGCGTTGCAGTTCGCATTGCCGGCGACCGCACTGTTTTCGGTGTGTTGTGTATACGGACGAATGGCATCGGACGGTGAAATTGCGACGGTAAAGGCCAGCGGGATTTCACCGATGAAGCTGCTGCAGCCGGCGATCATTTTTGCCGCGCTACTCAGCCCCGTTTCGGTGGCCCTTTCCGATGTGGCCAAATCGTGGGGCCAACCCGGCCTGCGGCGTGTGGTCATGATGTCGATCGAAGACATCGCCTATCGACTATTGCGGTCGAAGCATTCCTATCAATCGGACCATGGGTTTTCGATCCACGTTCGCGAGGTCGTCGGGCACCGATTGATTCACCCCGCCGTCACGATCCGAAAATCATCCGGCGGTCCGGTTCATAAGCTGACCGCGGCCGAAGGCGAACTGATCCTGGATCCGGAAACGATGTCGTTGATCATCAAACTGGTCGACAGCCAGTTGGAATTCGGCAGCCATGTCAGCGGCACCTTTCCGGGCGAACATGAATGGCCCATCGAATTACAGAAAGGCGGTGGCAACCGTGATCCGTCGTCGATGCGTCCACAAGACTTGCCACTTCGCCTGATCGGACGCGAACGTTTGCGGCAAGACAGCGCGATGCATGAAACGGTCGGCAAACTGGCCGCGCAAACGGCGTTTTCCATCCTGACCGCTCGCCCCGAAGAATTGGCGGGTCCGCAAGGCCAGGCGATCGAGTGGGAATTATCCAGCGGCCAGCAACGCCTGATCTTGCTGCACACCGAACCTTGGCGTCGCTGGGCCGAAGGCTTCACCTGCTTGTTTTTCGTCTTGGTCGGCGCACCGCTCGCGATGATTGCCAAGTCCAGTGATTACTGGTCGACGTTCGGCATGTGCTTTCTGCCGACCATCCTGATCTACTTCCCGCTGTTCTTGCTGGGCTTGGAACAGGCCAAGGACGGGCACGTTCCGCCTTGGGGCGTCTGGGTCGGCAACTTCGTCCTGGGCGGAATCTCCGTCATCCTGATGGCACGAGTCCGCCGGTATTAG
- a CDS encoding acetolactate synthase: MSFGANSGTDFKTMRGRDFPAIRQFTVFLENRVGQLLEVVKRFEGTGIRIVALSISDAAECAFVRFVVSDPDRGRDILERSGLTIIESDLVGVELPDGPQPLLRVCTALLQAELNIIQAYPLLSRPHGEPAVALMVDNIESAQETLAGKGFRMLTEGDLIDREGLQD; this comes from the coding sequence ATGAGCTTCGGCGCCAATTCGGGGACCGATTTTAAAACGATGCGTGGCCGCGACTTTCCGGCCATTCGACAGTTTACGGTCTTCTTGGAAAATCGGGTGGGCCAACTTTTGGAGGTGGTCAAACGTTTCGAAGGGACGGGCATTCGCATCGTCGCGCTGTCGATCAGCGACGCGGCGGAGTGTGCGTTTGTGCGTTTCGTCGTCAGCGACCCCGACCGCGGCCGCGACATTTTGGAACGCAGCGGATTGACCATCATTGAAAGTGACCTGGTCGGCGTGGAATTGCCCGATGGCCCGCAACCGCTGCTGCGTGTTTGCACGGCGCTGCTTCAGGCGGAACTGAACATCATCCAGGCCTATCCGCTTTTGTCGCGTCCCCATGGGGAACCCGCCGTCGCTTTGATGGTTGATAACATTGAAAGCGCCCAGGAAACGCTGGCCGGCAAAGGTTTTCGCATGCTGACCGAAGGCGACTTGATCGATCGTGAAGGGCTGCAGGACTAA
- a CDS encoding acyl-CoA thioesterase has translation MQIPIRVAYQETDGQRRVHHANYLNYFERGRVEMLRELGISYRQLEDDGILLVVTEMNLQYHAAAEFDDVLTLTTEAIEVRPVRVKHRYRIHRDDDLIVQAWSTIAAVNREGKPCRLPPRMRELARAAERSS, from the coding sequence ATGCAGATCCCCATACGGGTCGCCTACCAGGAAACCGACGGCCAGCGACGGGTGCATCATGCGAATTATTTGAACTATTTCGAGCGGGGGCGGGTCGAAATGTTGCGCGAATTGGGCATCTCGTATCGTCAGCTGGAAGACGATGGGATTCTGTTGGTCGTCACCGAGATGAATTTGCAGTACCACGCGGCGGCCGAATTCGACGACGTGTTAACACTGACCACCGAAGCAATCGAAGTCCGACCGGTGCGGGTGAAGCATCGCTATCGCATTCATCGTGATGATGACTTGATCGTTCAAGCCTGGTCGACCATTGCGGCGGTCAATCGTGAAGGCAAGCCGTGTCGTCTGCCTCCACGGATGCGGGAATTGGCCCGCGCGGCTGAACGTTCCTCCTGA
- a CDS encoding DUF1552 domain-containing protein, translating into MTTRTIDQRTESGLLHRRTLLRGASVALGLPMLEAMSPMAKSAFAAAAPKRSPVRMACVFVPNGVIVPDWKPTGGGSDWQLSKTLQPLAPFKSKLNVIGGLALDNGRAKKDGAGDHARGGSTFLTAARPVKTSSNIRLGISVDQVAATQLADVTRLPSIELGLEGSRNAGSCDSGYSCAYSSNISWRNETQPMPKETIPRMAFDRMFGSGDSAQRRELNRTRQSILDVVQRDAKRLLGQVNQTDRRKLDEYFTSIREIEKRIERTEREDAAALPDLDVPDGRVEAFREHARLMFDLMAIGFQTDTTRVATLMLDNAGGNRSYAEIGVKDAHHQLSHHRNREENVSKLRKIDYYLVEQLAYFLERLDSIPDGDGTLLDQCMVLYGSGLSDGNRHQHDDLPIVLAGSAGGQLETDRYIVTPSERPMANMFLSMLDMMGTPAESIGDSTGRLDELGVTLNA; encoded by the coding sequence ATGACCACACGAACCATCGATCAACGCACCGAGAGCGGACTGTTGCATCGCCGCACCCTGTTGCGGGGCGCGTCCGTCGCGCTGGGGTTGCCAATGTTGGAAGCGATGTCGCCGATGGCCAAGAGCGCGTTCGCCGCAGCGGCCCCCAAACGGTCGCCTGTCCGTATGGCCTGTGTGTTTGTTCCCAACGGCGTGATCGTGCCCGATTGGAAGCCGACCGGCGGCGGTTCGGATTGGCAGCTTTCCAAAACGCTGCAACCGTTGGCGCCGTTCAAGTCAAAGCTGAACGTCATCGGTGGCTTGGCGTTGGACAACGGACGAGCCAAAAAAGACGGCGCGGGCGACCACGCACGTGGCGGTTCGACGTTTTTGACCGCGGCCCGGCCGGTGAAAACCAGTAGCAACATTCGGCTGGGCATCTCCGTCGACCAGGTCGCCGCGACCCAACTGGCCGATGTGACGCGTTTGCCATCGATCGAATTGGGACTGGAAGGCAGTCGTAACGCGGGCAGCTGTGACAGCGGATACAGTTGCGCCTATTCGTCCAACATCTCTTGGCGAAACGAAACCCAACCGATGCCCAAAGAAACGATCCCACGCATGGCGTTTGATCGCATGTTCGGATCGGGCGATTCCGCCCAGCGTCGTGAACTGAATCGGACCCGCCAAAGCATCTTGGATGTCGTCCAGCGGGATGCCAAACGATTGCTGGGCCAAGTCAACCAGACCGACCGACGCAAATTGGATGAATACTTCACCAGCATTCGCGAAATCGAAAAACGGATCGAGCGCACCGAACGCGAAGACGCCGCCGCGCTGCCCGATCTGGATGTGCCCGATGGTCGTGTCGAAGCATTCCGCGAACACGCGCGGTTGATGTTCGACTTGATGGCGATCGGTTTCCAAACCGATACCACGCGTGTCGCGACGTTGATGTTGGACAACGCGGGCGGGAATCGTTCGTATGCCGAAATCGGTGTGAAAGATGCACACCACCAATTGAGCCACCACCGAAACCGCGAAGAAAACGTCAGCAAGCTTCGCAAGATCGATTACTACTTGGTGGAACAACTGGCGTATTTCCTGGAACGGTTGGATTCGATTCCCGATGGTGATGGCACACTGCTGGACCAATGCATGGTCCTGTACGGCAGCGGGCTGAGCGACGGCAATCGGCACCAGCATGATGACTTGCCGATCGTTTTGGCCGGCAGCGCGGGCGGTCAATTGGAAACCGACCGGTACATTGTGACGCCGTCAGAACGCCCGATGGCCAACATGTTCCTTTCCATGCTGGACATGATGGGCACGCCGGCCGAAAGCATCGGCGACAGCACCGGACGCTTGGATGAATTGG
- a CDS encoding hydantoinase/oxoprolinase family protein, which produces MKRPGLRIGLDIGGANLKAATDAGDAADVFFPLWKQPDRLATAVAEILQDFCRDDPADCTIGVTMTGELADCYVDRAVGVAHITDSVVQAAESIGMNRRQVHFYCVDGRFVDSQLVKQCVDRAAASNWHALASYVAAEICSDGWLIDIGSTTCDLLPLRKGRVATDSLTDFDRLCKGQLAYFGCRRTPVQSIVCSLLMPRALQSGIVTVSNDAMNCDGDLIDVPVMREQFATTDDVGLLLGHVSEDQDDCDTADGCPRTVSSAINRIARMVGLDRRSVDLALARFMAKQVQRAASDRIRDAAARAVSDQDSRGDTAMNGTKLVISGHGDWLMPDDLDVVLKGDRHTGDRHVGDRPPLIRLAEHWGSAISRVAPAYAVARLVPADDRCRPA; this is translated from the coding sequence GTGAAGAGACCGGGGCTGCGAATCGGGTTGGACATCGGTGGTGCCAATCTAAAAGCTGCGACCGATGCCGGTGATGCCGCCGACGTGTTCTTTCCGCTTTGGAAGCAACCGGATCGTTTAGCAACGGCCGTCGCCGAAATCTTGCAGGACTTTTGCAGGGACGACCCCGCTGATTGCACCATCGGCGTGACGATGACCGGCGAGTTGGCTGATTGCTACGTCGATCGTGCCGTGGGAGTCGCTCATATCACCGACTCGGTGGTCCAAGCGGCGGAATCCATTGGGATGAATCGTCGGCAAGTCCATTTCTACTGCGTCGATGGTCGCTTCGTCGATTCGCAGTTGGTCAAGCAGTGTGTGGATCGAGCCGCGGCGTCCAACTGGCATGCGTTGGCCAGTTATGTGGCGGCAGAGATTTGTTCCGACGGCTGGCTGATCGACATTGGTTCGACGACGTGCGATTTACTGCCGCTTCGAAAAGGCCGCGTCGCAACCGATTCGCTCACCGACTTTGACCGTCTCTGCAAAGGTCAGTTGGCCTATTTCGGGTGTCGACGGACTCCGGTGCAATCCATTGTTTGCAGCTTGCTGATGCCACGGGCTTTGCAATCCGGAATTGTCACGGTCTCCAATGATGCCATGAACTGTGATGGTGATTTGATCGACGTCCCGGTGATGCGAGAGCAGTTTGCGACGACCGATGACGTCGGGTTATTGCTGGGACATGTGTCCGAAGACCAGGATGATTGCGATACCGCCGACGGGTGTCCGCGTACGGTTTCATCCGCGATCAATCGGATCGCTCGGATGGTCGGTTTGGACCGACGAAGCGTGGACTTGGCATTGGCCCGATTCATGGCAAAGCAGGTGCAACGCGCCGCGTCCGATCGAATTCGCGATGCCGCCGCACGAGCGGTGTCCGACCAAGATTCCCGCGGAGACACCGCGATGAACGGCACGAAACTGGTGATCAGCGGGCACGGTGATTGGTTGATGCCCGATGATCTGGACGTCGTACTTAAGGGCGATCGTCATACTGGCGATCGTCATGTCGGCGATCGGCCGCCACTAATCCGGCTAGCCGAACACTGGGGTTCGGCGATCAGCCGCGTTGCGCCGGCCTATGCCGTTGCCAGACTGGTGCCGGCCGACGATCGATGCCGGCCGGCTTGA